From the genome of Ictalurus furcatus strain D&B chromosome 4, Billie_1.0, whole genome shotgun sequence, one region includes:
- the c18h3orf33 gene encoding protein C3orf33 homolog — protein sequence MPDSCGDRTEKEQKPSRNIITAVSKFADENLTIIRCISTGLAVAGVITIARSIRLMTRFVSPSEIPARFIEKNVSIRGKVRSVTERGLEVEHIPIHVPLLSPLLTKRQVATPLRVCLAGVDLTPEGHDWLAATLRTDETVWLRLISRQDESLHCLVSLSGGFLFNTCVNEEILLLGLGRTAPIHGLDPHSRLYWRLHARLLKCELRAERKGQGLWKQESLREKLTRAIGNNSMIAAVKRIIKWSSRTKDR from the exons ATGCCGGACTCGTGCGGTGACCGAACAGAGAAAGAGCAGAAGCCTTCTCGGAATATTATAACCGCGGTATCAAAGTTTGCGGATGAAAATCTTACTATTATCCGG TGCATCAGCACAGGGCTTGCAGTAGCCGGTGTGATTACAATAGCACGGAGCATCAGGCtg ATGACCAGATTCGTCTCCCCGTCTGAAATCCCGGCCCGCTTCATTGAGAAAAACGTCAGCATTAGAGGAAAAGTCAGAAGTGTAACGGAGAGAGGGCTAGAAGTGGAACACATCCCGATACATGTCCCCTTATTGTCTCCTTTGCTGACGAAAC GTCAGGTCGCGACCCCGCTGAGAGTGTGTTTGGCCGGGGTGGATTTGACCCCAGAGGGCCATGACTGGCTCGCTGCGACACTGAGGACAGACGAGACGGTGTGGCTACGACTGATCAGCCGCCAGGACGAGAGCCTCCACTGCCTGGTGTCACTCAGCGGG GGTTTTCTGTTTAACACGTGTGTAAACGAGGAGATCCTGCTCTTGGGTCTGGGCAGGACGGCGCCTATCCACGGCCTCGACCCTCACTCGCGTCTCTACTGGAGACTCCACGCACGGCTGCTGAAGTGTGAGCTCCGGGCCGAGAGGAAGGGCCAGGGCCTCTGGAAACAGGAGAGTCTGAGAGAAAAGCTCACACGAGCCATCGGAAACAACAGCATGATCGCAGCCGTAAAGAGAATCATAAAGTGGTCGTCGAGGACGAAGGATCGGTGA
- the slc33a1 gene encoding acetyl-coenzyme A transporter 1: protein MELPESITHMNGRQRKSAVITAHTADQEMVDEEEALVQDSDSEDGRPIARGGIQGELGSVCLLLFLYILQGIPLGLAGSIPLVMQSKNVSYKDQAYFSFVFWPFSLKLLWAPLVDSVYVKRFGRRKSWLVPTQYLLGFFMLGLSFTVNSLLHTDGPGGPDVLTLTAVFFMLAFLAATQDIAVDGWALTMLSKENVGYASTCNSVGQTAGYFLGNVLFLALESADFCNKYLRFEPQDQGIVTLSDFLFFWGIVFIVSTTLVALLKSENSRQQRSRRRRKEETQGVMETYKLLFSIIKLPAVFTFCCLLLTSKMGFSAADAVTGLKLVEAGVPKAELALLAVPMVPLQILLPLIISKYTAGPRPLNIFYKAFPFRLLIGLEYALLVWWTPSVKQEDGFPVYYYAVVLLSYALHQVALYSMFVACMAFNAKVSDPLIGGTYMTLLNTVSNLGANWPSTLALWLVDPLTSKQCEGAAGQTCGSAEEAGLCVKEGGVCVTALDGYYVESFVCVLIGLAWWIFFGKKMKRLQEESPSAWQCRIRK from the exons ATGGAGCTTCCTGAGTCCATAACCCATATGAATGGGCGACAGAGGAAGTCTGCGGTGATTACTGCGCACACGGCTGACCAGGAGATGGTGGACGAGGAAGAGGCGCtcgttcaggactcagacagcGAGGACGGACGTCCTATCGCGCGCGGTGGAATCCAAGGAGAGCTGGGTAGCGTGTGTCTGCTCCTCTTTCTCTACATCCTCCAGGGGATTCCTTTAGGACTGGCTGGAAGCATTCCTCTCGTCATGCAAAGTAAAAATGTTAGCTATAAAGACCAGGCCTACTTCAGCTTCGTCTTCTGGCCTTTCAGTCTGAAGCTGCTCTGGGCTCCTCTGGTGGACTCGGTCTACGTGAAGCGCTTTGGACGCAGGAAGTCGTGGCTCGTTCCCACTCAGTACCTGCTCGGGTTCTTCATGCTGGGACTGTCGTTCACTGTGAATTCTCTCCTGCACACGGACGGACCCGGAGGCCCAGACGTGCTCACCCTCACCGCCGTCTTCTTCATGCTGGCTTTTCTAGCGGCCACGCAGGACATCGCGGTCGACGGCTGGGCCCTCACCATGCTGTCCAAGGAGAACGTGGGATACGCTTCCACTTGTAACTCCGTAGGCCAGACGGCCGGGTACTTCCTGGGGAACGTGCTGTTTCTGGCTCTGGAGTCGGCCGATTTCTGCAACAAGTACCTGAGGTTTGAGCCACAGGATCAGGGCATCGTCACACTGTCGG ACTTCCTGTTTTTCTGGGGGATTGTATTTATTGTGTCCACCACCCTGGTGGCCCTTCTGAAGTCGGAGAACAGCAGACAGCAGCGCTCCAGGCGGAGACGGAAAGAGGAGACGCAGGGGGTAATGGAGACGTACAAGCTCCTGTTCTCCATCATCAAGCTGCCTGCAGTCTTCACTTTCTGCTGCCTGCTGCTCACATCAAAG ATGGGCTTTTCAGCAGCAGACGCAGTGACGGGGCTGAAGCTGGTAGAAGCTGGAGTGCCAAAAGCTGAGCTGGCTCTGCTGGCTGTTCCCATGGTTCCTCTGCAGATCCTGCTACCGCTCATCATCAGTAAATACACAGCCGGGCCTCGACCGCTCAACATCTTCTATAAAGCCTTTCCTTTCAG GCTGCTGATTGGTCTGGAGTACGCGCTCCTGGTGTGGTGGACCCCTAGTGTGAAGCAAGAGGACGGATTTCCTGTGTATTACTACGCTGTGGTGCTGCTCAGCTACGCTCTACACCAG GTGGCGCTGTATAGCATGTTTGTGGCCTGCATGGCGTTCAACGCTAAAGTGAGCGACCCGCTGATAGGAGGCACGTACATGACCCTGCTGAACACTGTATCCAATCTGGGGGCGAACTGGCCCTCAACGCTGGCCCTGTGGCTGGTCGACCCGCTCACGTCGAAACAGTGCGAGGGGGCTGCGGGGCAGACGTGCGGCTCGGCTGAAGAGGCAGGG cTGTGTGTGAAAGAAGGCGGCGTGTGTGTGACGGCTCTGGACGGTTACTACGTGGAGTCGTTCGTGTGCGTGCTGATCGGACTGGCCTGGTGGATTTTCTTCGGCAAGAAAATGAAGCGTTTACAGGAAGAGAGTCCGTCGGCTTGGCAATGCCGGATACGCAAGTAA